The following is a genomic window from Prunus persica cultivar Lovell chromosome G7, Prunus_persica_NCBIv2, whole genome shotgun sequence.
CAAAATGGAGGGAAccaggaaagaaaaaattataaaaacaaaaacaaaagtgcaGAAATGAATGTCTGGTCTGCTTTGATGATGATGCATGCTGCTCTGTAGTTAGGTTAGTTCAGCCAACAAAGGTGAACGCTTTTAATGTCCCTTTCCATCCAATTCCAACCCACCTAATTCCCATATGATATCTCACTTATGAAGCAAAGAAAATGGAATATAACCTACCAACGCCTTTTCTATTTAACTCTTCAACCTTATGGATTGACACCAATTTGCTTGTTAGTTGGGAGGTCACGGGTCAAATGAATTGCTCTGCTGATCTCACAAGCACTGCTTCAAATCTAACAAAACTCCAAAAGTGGAGTAAAAAAAAGCTAGAAAATATAGAGGAAATATTTACAGaggataaaaagaaatttatttctAACGGGTTTTATGCATAATTTCCGGACCCctattcttattattattatacgAAATTAGTAAACAATCAAACTTATATGCTATCTTAAATACTGTTCCCACAAGTGACAAGTCCAACTCTGAAAGTGAATGCCATCTCTCTGACTCTGAGTCTGAGGCAGGCCTGCACTGGCATTTGCCTGGCTTTATCGTATTGGCAACGGGAGcattttttccatttggaACACTTTTGCACGTCAACAGAAGAACGGCCTTCTTTTTCATATCAATGTATTAGTATTTGTTTGTGTGATTGTATTTGTTAAGACATTGCCATCACTTGTCAACCAATAATTAAGTGGTCATGTGGATGAACACTCACGGCGTTGATTACGCGTCGGAGCCCAGCTGAATTTCTTCCTCCACAAGACAATGGCTTCAAGACTAAGCTCAAGTGTTTAGAACTCATAACTAAGGAATTAAGAAATAGTCAAATCTTAAGTATATGAACATAAAATCAATCATATTAATAAAGGAAAGTTACTTGGAGGATATCAAGATTATTATACAAAATATCAAGGGTGACAAGTTATTTTATAACTTAGAAAAACAATGCTCCGTCCCGATTGTagatataaattaatattgaacaaatgattaataaattattttctacTTGGTTTAATAGATTGCCTGTAGTATTTGAAGGGAAGGAAATTAAATCAATATCCAAATACAGAAGGAAAGACTTAATTCAGCAGAAAAGTAGCTTATTTTGTTTAAATGACGATTTTCCACATTTTGCGACGTTTAGCGGCGTTTTCTGCACCTTTAGTGACGACTTTAGGGTCTCCATTGGTTAACAGTCTTTAGCGACGTTTTATTTCGTCGCTAACCGccgaaaataattatttttatcaacAATCCGGAAAACGGCCGCTAAAAGttgacaaaaaattaaatcttCCTCTTCTAACATTCTGGCAGCGTTTGTTCATTCAGAAACTCAATTTCAAGTTTCTCCGCTtgtttggaaaagaaaaccatTTCTCATATGGtccatatttatatacattgtcaaattttttgctcaaaatattattttttcttcatgttttaTGTTTATGAAAGATTCCGTAAAGATAAGAAATACTTTGCTTCAAGCAGATTTCCACCTCAGAAAACAGCAATAAAACAAGAATGCACCATGGTAACTCCAGAGCAATCTGAAACACTCCAACTACACAAGAAAACCAGAGTGGTGAAATCAAACACCAAGTCATCAAACGCAGACTAATGTCATAAATCGCAACGGGCACAGAAATGATCCTCAGATGCACACCATAATGTACCGAATTCCATATTGTGCCAAATACAACAAACGAGTAACCAACACACACTAACAAAGAATGAGATGAAAAACACTGAGGCAGATTGTTATGAAGGTACAAAATGAAAACGATACACATATGGCAGCTCATTTGCATCACATGAATCAAGCAAATATAGTAAGAAAAGCCTCAAGATGTAAATGATAAAACATTTGCAGAACTTAAATTTACGTTTTCTCAGCTGCAATGCTAGCGTTTGTGTTCTtcgaaggttttttttttttttccagcagTTATGCTGATATGGTGATGCCAAATACTTTACCTTCACCAAGTCAAGGAAAGAAACCATATACAACAGAGCCCAGAGGTCATCTGAAAACTATCCTAGGAATCACTTGTTGGTTTCATCAAACAATTTGAAACTACATTATCCATACCAGATCCCAGAGGTGATCTGAAAACTATCAATAACTACATGATCATgctaatgaaattgaaaaaaggtGATCCAAATCTTGAAATTGGGAACAACATtcccaattttcaaaattaaaggacTGATACTTAACTAATTTTTAGTTGTTCACAGGACCAACATTCCCAACTTGTTTCTTCTATCTTTCTATAGGACCAAACCAAACACAGCAAGAACCAAAGTGTTCTACTTTAGTTTTTCTTCCAAACATGAACCTAAATTACAGGCACCAAACAACATTACTATGCTTATCCAATTCTAATATCCAAAATTCAACACCATTGAACAATCAGATTGAAGTATATGAACCAAACCTAGCAATTAGCGAATACAAAATCGAAGCGCAGATAATCTAGGACCGCAAAAActattgaaaattaatttcgCAAAATATGATCCATAAGAATTACCGCCGAGTTTAAATAGGGCCTTTTCCATGCGATCAACGAAAACAGAACACCATTCAGCGCCCTAGACGACGATTCAGAGCCGGTGCAAGGTTATAATATGACAAGACGTCGTCGTTTCATCAAGTTCTGGGTTGTTCACTTCACTAGATGAGCTCATTTCTTGTTTGGGCGTTGGAAAGTGAGCCTGAAGACATGGGCCTCTTCGGGCCCAAAGGCATGAACCTAAAGTAGCTTTACTTTCATCTGTGTGGGTCCTCTACTTTTTTTTCATCTCATTTTTGCCGCCACGTAGTTTGAGACGTGGGCAAGGCCGAGGCCCATATAACGGAAAACtgtaattcaaattcaaacggCAAATATGAAAGCTAGGCATCAGCTTCGCGACGCCGTAGACTTGTTGTACTCTCGCGGCTGCGCCACCGCTGAGCCCTACACGCGGCTTGTGCTCGAATGCGTACGAGCAGACGATGTTTCCCAAGCAAAGAGACTGCAATCTCACATGGACCTTCACTTGTTTCAGCCCACCAAGACTTTCCTCCATAATAGGATCCTCCAGCTCTATGCCAAATCCGGGAACCTTGGTGACGCTCGAGACCTGTTTGACAAAATGCCCAAGAAAGACGTTTACTCATGGAACGCCATGCTTTCTGCTTATGCAAAATCTGGGTCTGTTGAGGAGTTGGGGACAATCTTCGATCAGATGCCTTCTCGCGATTTGGTCTCCTACAATACCGTGATTGCTGGTGCGACGGCAAATGGGTGTTGGGGCAAGGCGTTTGAGGTTTTTGTTAAAATGCAAGAGGAAGGGTTTGAGCCGTCAGAGCATACATTTGTGAGCGTGTTAAAAGCGTGCACCAGGTTGCTGGGTTTTAGGCTTGGGAAGCAAATTCATGGGAGAGTAGTTGTAGGCAATATGGAAGGgaatgtttttctttggaaTGCGTTGATCGATATGTATGCCAAATGTGGTGACATTGATCGGGCTCGTTGGTTGTTTGACTGGTTGGTTGGCAAGAATGCGGTGTCTTGGAACTTGATAATTTCTGGCTACTTAAAAAATGGGCAGCCTGAGAAATGCATTGATTTGTTTCATGAAATGCAATCGTCAGGGTTGAAGCCTGACCAGGTTACGGTGTCAAATATTCTCCGTGCTTACTTTCAGAGCGGTAATATAGTTGAAGCAAGGAAGGTATTTGATGAGATTAGGGAGAAGGATAAGATTTGTTGGACAACAATGATAGTTGGTTATGCACAGAATGGCAGAGAAGAGGATGCTCTGATATTGTTTGGTGAGATGCTATTGGAAAATGTCAGACCTGATAGTTTTACCATCTCGAGCGTAGTTAGTTCCTGCGCCAAATTATCATCTTTGTATTATGGCCAGGTTGTTCATGGAAAAGCAGTTCATATGGGAGTTGCTGATCAATTGCTCGTGTCTAGTGCGCTTGTTGATATGTATTGCAAATGTGGAGTTACTGCAGATGCTTGGGTGGTTTTCACACTAATGCCATTTCGAAATGTGGTTTCTTGGAACGCGATGATTACAGGTTATGCACAAAATGGGAAAGATCTAGAGGCCTTGGCCCTCTATGAGAACATGTTACAAGAAAACATAGTTCCAAATAATGTTACTTTCATAGGTGTTTTATCAGCTTGTGTCCATGCTAATTTGATTGAACGAGGACAGAAGTATTTTGATTCAATTAGTGAACGAAGTGGTATGGAACCCACTATGGATCATTATGCCTGTATGGTCTGTCTCCTTGGTCATTCAGGTTACATAAACAAAGCAGTAGATCTTATCAGAAGTATGCCCCATGAACCGAATAGCTTGATTTGGTCCACTCTTCTATCTGTTTGCGCAATGACAGGCGATATCGAACACGGGGAGATGGCAGCTAGACATCTCTTTGAATTGGAGCCACTCGGTGCTGAACCTTACATCATGCTTTCCAACATGTATGCTACTTGTGGAAGATGGAAAGATGTGGCATGCATGAGGTCTCTCATGAAGGACAGGAATGTTAAGAAGTTTGCTGCTTACAGTTGGATTGAGATTGATAACGAGGTTCACAAATTCGCATCAGAAGATCGAACTCATCCCgaagcaaaagaaatatatgaaGAGCTGAACACACTGATTAGGAAACTGCAGGAAACTGGGTTTACTCCTGACACAAAACTGGTTCTTCATGATGTTGGGGAGGAGGAGAAATTTGAGTCCATCTGTTATCACAGTGAGAAACTTGCTCTTGCATTTGGTTTAACCAAAAAACCTCATGGAAGTATACCAATAAGAATTATAAAGAACATTCGTGTTTGTGGTGATTGCCATGAGTTTATGAAGCTTGTGTCTCAAGCTACTGGACGGCTCATCATCTTAAGAGATTCAAAAAGATTTCATCATTTTATTGATGGGCATTGCTCCTGCAAGAACTGCTGGTAATAAAAAGGCTCTGGCAGAACGAAGGTAAAACACAATGCGGATCATATGCCCATATCGGGCAGGGATGGATGTTTCTTTCCTGGTAGGCTCTGCACTGAAGCCTAACTAAATCGGGCCAAGATCCAGTTGATCTAATTCTAAGTGCCGTTGAGCCCAATTTAAACAGCACCAAGGGGAGAGTGCACAAGAGCCCATACCTGTAGGAGGAGAACAAGCAGCtggagtcattctatagtgagggcttGATATATGGCCATTAGGTGAGGCTCTATCTCTTAATCGTTGGATCATATAATGAAGACCAATTAATTTAATCCAACAGTTAAGAGATATAGTATCACCTAAGAACCATATATAAGGCCTTCATTATAAAATGACTAGGTCAAAAGATCATTAAGGGTTGCCTTATAGCAAGGCCCAACTTGCCATACTAAGGTAGGCAGCCTCAAGATTTGGAGCAACACCTAACCTTGCATATCCGGAAAGAGGTTGTTAGCAACAGTCGTCTATGCAAGCATAAGTAGCTCTTAGTCATTGATTTGTTATGAAATCACTTGTATCAACAGCCGACTATCACTCACACAGTATTTTTGGCATTACTCATCTAAAAATTAACCTAATCATCCAAACCGAACCTGCAGCCAAGTCATTTATTTGGCTTTGGCCCAACGAGGGAGTGAGACTAagaaatacttttaaaaaaagatttagACAGAAGTTTCTTTAACTTTCTGTATTTTAGATTAATGAAGATAGGCCAACCATGATGAGACTATCAGACATTGTTCAAAGGGGTCTTTTTTTATGGGACATGGAAACGAAGAATGCCAAGCTCCATGTGCATGTGAGTTCGATtgctttaaattttaaataaaattcattttgtctTGCTTTCAGTTTCCGTCGAGAATTTCTTAACTTCACATGGATGCTTCATGATCTGATATTCATAGAGACCAGATTTGGGAAATATTGTTGATGTGATTATCGTTTGATTTAGGCGCATTTTATCAAACAGTTGGTGGGGGAAGAAGAGTTTAGACCACACGTGGGGTTGTGCGTTGAATTGCGTCCAACGTGCGACTGTCGACGCCGCAAATCCTGAGGTCCCTACGCTGCTCCTCACCATAAGGGCACAACACCGCCCTCCTTTTTACTGCCACGTGTGGTTAAAGCCGAGGTCACACTTTGAACGCGACCGGTTATCCACCGATTAAAGGTCAACAAGATGGGACTGCATTGATTTGACGGCTACTGCCACGTCGTTATCATCGGAATCTGTATGTAGGTCGGCAGACTCCTATTGGTTCATGCAACCTGTATGTATGTAGTCGGCAGAATCTTGTACGTAGCTTTGGTCTTTTTATCCTTCCTAGACAATAATTTAGAAATCTTGACCCAAAAAATCATTAcaataatttagaaaaaataaaaaacaaaagctatTGGGTCCAGTTATCGCCATGGTAGGTGGGTCAACCCATCACCACCTTTAGAGCCCGGCCcagaagaaaagaggaagcATCTGCCTGCCCCTACCCtcctttttcacttttcaggAGGTGGTTGCACCTATCCCAACCAGTGGAAAAGTTCAAAAGTGTAGTTCCACGATGGAAAAAGCAATTTACAAGTGTGCTCCGCTCCGCTCTCTTCGTTTTCACTGTTACGGTTTTCAATTGTTGGTGCAtgtcattattattatataatttatatacctcaaaaaacaataatgatATGATATGTTATGATCgcgcaaaagaaagaaaaatgatcaCTCATTTTCTCCCAAAGAACTTTGATTTTTTAGCAAATTTCCACTCacattttgtttctctcttccttttgGCACAGAGTTGTAAGTCTCAAATTCAACTTTGCTATCCAGGATGGAACATTTTGTTATGCTGTCGGCATCATTTTTCCATTAGGAACCAAGATAGATTTTATATGATCTATTTGTTGTAGACCTGACATTTTTTGTACTACCAATTGATGATAATAGAGAAACATTTCCCACATTTTTTATTCCTCCACCAGACATATTGCCTTTCTATTCAACCAAGATACATATCATAtacattttataaataaataaaaatcagagatctttctttttctttccttcatcaGTATGTGTGTTTCTCATCATTGCCTGGTTATTCAGTAAGGACAGCaagggaaaaagaacaaaagaaaatttgataaaCATGTCTACGCCAAAAAGTAGACAAAGGGAGGTGCTTTgcatctttatttattatgtctCACTTTCTACTATTATGTACCTTCTTCGTGGTCTTCGTCATCATTATTATAGTTCCAATTACAAATAtaagaaattctcctatgcACGCAAAAGCGGAATTAGGAATTTTTTGACAGGTAGGCTAGCTAAACGTTTTagtttaaaatctaatgctatttttttaacttacaattttctatatattttctagaaataaaagtatgCATTAAATTATGTAAACCATGCTAGTTCATAGCCCTATGAACTAATTTCTAATAGATTTAACATataacaaatacaaattaaatgcAACAAAAGGTTAACACAAGAACAATGTGGAAACTGCCAAGTAGACTACAAAACAGACTTTAGAAAACTAATATTTCCCTATTATTGAGTTTATTTACTAATTTTATTGTCTAAAAAGATATCTTTATATAAATAGTGGGAAAACCACCAAGAAGACCACAAAACAAGGCCCCTAACCACAAGTGAAATGGCAAGTTGATGGGTTTTATaggtttaattttatttttcttcaaaaacctTACATGAGCTACAAtaggtttttaaaaatttcttcaaaaagctatatgggctatagcccagcGTAGCCTTGTATGTAGTTCCACCAATGAATATGCGATGTGAGATAGTCGTCTAATCGATAACTTGTGATTTAGTAGTGAATGCTCTATCGCATCCCTACATTGGTCCCACATTTTTTCCGATTTCTACTAACAATATTATCAAGTTTTGTGACAAGGAAtcaaataatacaaaaaatgatAAGATTTTGGGCAAGTAATTATGCCCTCAAGTAAAACGCGTTACGTAGGTGTATAGCATATGTGGCTAAAATGGGCACACATATTCATTCACCAAAGCCCATAAGTCAAAACACCATTCGCAGGCCCA
Proteins encoded in this region:
- the LOC18771671 gene encoding pentatricopeptide repeat-containing protein At5g04780 encodes the protein MKARHQLRDAVDLLYSRGCATAEPYTRLVLECVRADDVSQAKRLQSHMDLHLFQPTKTFLHNRILQLYAKSGNLGDARDLFDKMPKKDVYSWNAMLSAYAKSGSVEELGTIFDQMPSRDLVSYNTVIAGATANGCWGKAFEVFVKMQEEGFEPSEHTFVSVLKACTRLLGFRLGKQIHGRVVVGNMEGNVFLWNALIDMYAKCGDIDRARWLFDWLVGKNAVSWNLIISGYLKNGQPEKCIDLFHEMQSSGLKPDQVTVSNILRAYFQSGNIVEARKVFDEIREKDKICWTTMIVGYAQNGREEDALILFGEMLLENVRPDSFTISSVVSSCAKLSSLYYGQVVHGKAVHMGVADQLLVSSALVDMYCKCGVTADAWVVFTLMPFRNVVSWNAMITGYAQNGKDLEALALYENMLQENIVPNNVTFIGVLSACVHANLIERGQKYFDSISERSGMEPTMDHYACMVCLLGHSGYINKAVDLIRSMPHEPNSLIWSTLLSVCAMTGDIEHGEMAARHLFELEPLGAEPYIMLSNMYATCGRWKDVACMRSLMKDRNVKKFAAYSWIEIDNEVHKFASEDRTHPEAKEIYEELNTLIRKLQETGFTPDTKLVLHDVGEEEKFESICYHSEKLALAFGLTKKPHGSIPIRIIKNIRVCGDCHEFMKLVSQATGRLIILRDSKRFHHFIDGHCSCKNCW